Proteins co-encoded in one Jeotgalibacillus malaysiensis genomic window:
- a CDS encoding fructose 1,6-bisphosphatase: protein MERSLSMELVRVTEAAALSSARWMGRGLKNEADDAATTAMRDVFDTIPMKGTVVIGEGEMDEAPMLYIGEKLGTGYGPRLDVAVDPLEGTNIVASGGWNALAVLAVADHGNLLNAPDMYMDKIAVGPEAVGCIDINAPVIDNLRAVAKAKNKDIEDVVATILNRDRHAKIIEELRAAGARIKLIGDGDVAGAINTAFDTTGVDILFGSGGAPEGVIAAVGLKCLGGEIQGRLLPQNEEEAERCKAMNIDVSQVLRMEDLVRGDDAIFAATGVTDGELLKGVQFKGTYGETDSLVMRAKSGTVRFIKGTHSLKKKPNLVMK, encoded by the coding sequence ATGGAACGCAGTTTATCAATGGAGCTTGTACGGGTTACAGAAGCAGCAGCATTATCATCAGCAAGATGGATGGGTCGCGGTTTGAAAAATGAAGCAGACGATGCAGCAACCACTGCCATGCGCGATGTATTCGACACAATTCCGATGAAGGGTACAGTTGTCATCGGTGAAGGTGAAATGGATGAAGCACCAATGCTTTATATTGGGGAAAAACTTGGTACAGGTTACGGTCCACGTCTCGACGTAGCAGTCGATCCTTTAGAAGGCACAAACATTGTCGCGTCAGGCGGCTGGAATGCACTTGCGGTTCTTGCGGTAGCGGATCACGGCAATCTGCTGAATGCACCTGATATGTACATGGACAAAATCGCAGTCGGACCGGAAGCAGTAGGCTGCATTGATATTAACGCACCGGTTATTGATAACCTGAGAGCAGTAGCAAAAGCAAAAAATAAAGATATTGAAGATGTCGTAGCTACGATTTTAAATCGTGATCGTCATGCGAAAATTATCGAAGAACTGCGTGCAGCAGGTGCCCGCATCAAGCTGATTGGTGATGGAGACGTTGCAGGCGCAATTAATACAGCATTTGATACGACAGGTGTAGACATTCTTTTCGGATCAGGCGGCGCGCCAGAAGGTGTTATTGCTGCAGTTGGTCTGAAATGTCTTGGCGGAGAAATCCAGGGGCGCCTGCTGCCACAAAATGAAGAAGAAGCAGAACGCTGTAAAGCAATGAATATCGACGTCAGCCAGGTCCTGCGTATGGAAGACCTCGTCCGCGGAGACGATGCCATTTTCGCAGCAACAGGCGTAACCGATGGAGAACTTCTAAAAGGCGTTCAGTTCAAAGGTACATACGGAGAAACCGATTCTCTCGTTATGCGCGCAAAATCCGGCACAGTCCGCTTCATCAAAGGCACACACAGCCTGAAGAAAAAGCCGAACCTTGTCATGAAGTAA